The genomic interval GATGGCCAATGTGGCCTGGCGCATGGTGATCGAGCTGGTGGCGGGCATCGTCGTCGGTTTCGGGATTGGGATCGGGCTGGACAGCCTCTTCGGCACTACGCCGATCTTCCTTATCCTGTTCATATTGTTTGGCCTTGCGGCGGGCATCAACGTGATGATGCGCACTGCCAAGGAGGTCCAGGAGAAGCAGGCGGCCGAGGCTGCCAAGGAGAACGCGGATGGCTGACGGCACGGAGGGCGGTGGTCTCTCGATCAAGCCCATGGATCAGTTCGAGGTGAAGTCGCTCTTCGGCGCGGGCGACGGTGGCATCGGCATGTTCACCATCACCAACGTCACGCTCTGGATGGCGCTGGCGGTGGTGGCGACGGTGCTGACCTTCGTGGTGGCCACGCGGGGCCGCGCCGTGATCCCGAGCCGCGCACAGTCTGTCGCCGAGCTCTTTTACGGCTTCGTGCACAACATGGTCGTCGATGTGGCGGGCAAGGACGCTGTGAAGTTCTTTCCCTACATCATGACGCTCTTCGTTTTCATCTTCTTCGCGAACTTCCTCGGGCTCATCCCGATGAGCTTCACGACCACCTCGCACATCGCGGTCACGGCCGTCCTCGCGCTCGGCGTCTTTCTGACGGTCACCATCGTGGGCTTCGTCAAGAATGGCGCGGGCTTTCTCAGCCTCTTCTGGGTCTCGGCCGCACCGCTGCCGCTGCGCCCGGTGCTCGCGATCATCGAGATCATCTCTTACTTCGTGCGCCCGGTGAGCCACTCCATTCGTTTGGCCGGCAACATGATGGCCGGTCACGCGGTCCTGAAGGTGTTCGCGGGCTTTGCCGCGGCGGGCATCGCATTCGCACCGGTTTCAGTGATCGCCGTGACGGCGGTCTACGGGCTCGAGGTGCTGGTATCGGCCATCCAGGCCTACGTCTTCACCATTCTCACCTGCGTGTATCTCAAGGACGCACTGCACCCGCATCACTAAGGTTCGGTGCGCGGCTCGCGCACCCTACGATTAACGGCGGACAGCCCGCCAAGGACTTCCAAGCTCAAGGAGATAAGGACATGGAAGGCGATATCGCACAAATGGGTCAATTCATCGGCGCAGGCCTCGCAGCCATCGGCTCGGGCGCAGCTGCCATCGGTGTGGGCCACGTGGCCGGCAACTTCCTCGCCGGCGCCCTGCGCAACCCGTCCGCCGCCGGCGGCCAGACCGCAACGCTCTTCATCGGCATCGCATTCGCAGAAGCGCTCGGGATCTTCTCGTTCCTCGTCGCTCTGCTCCTGATGTTCGCCGTCTGATACTCCGTCCTTTGAGCTGCCCCGGCCCCTCGATGTAGGGTGTCGGGGTGACCTCATCCTGCTAGGAGGACAGCATGGCTGACGAAGCCACCGCGGCAGAGGGCGCAGCAAGCAGCCCGGGCATGCCGCAACTCGATTTCTCGACGTTCCCGAACCAGATCCTTTGGCTCGTGGTGACGCTCGTCGTGATCTACTTCATCCTGGCGCGCGTGGCGTTGCCGCGGATCGGGGGCGTCTTGGCCGAACGTGCCGGGACGATCACCAACGACATCGCCGCGGCGGAGGAGTTGAAATCCCGCGCCGCCGACGCCGAAGAGGCCTACAACAAGGCCCTCGCCGATGCGCGCTCGGAAGCGCAGAAGATCGCCGCCAAGACCAAGGCAGACATTCAGGCGCAGCTCGATAAGGAGCTCGAGAAGGCCGATGCCGAGATCGCGGCCCGCACGGCGGAAAGCGAGAAGGCCATCGCCGCCATCCGTGAAAGCGCCGTTGAGAGCATCGCCGAGGTTGCACGCGACACCGCGGGCGAGATCGTCTCGGCCCTGGGCGGCAAGGCCGACGAGAAGGCCGTGAGCGCTGCTATCGACGACCGGATGAAAGGATAAAGCCATGCGCAAGCTTCTGATCCTCGCCGCCATGGTCGCTGCGAGCCCGGCCCTCGCCTATTCGGAGAAGAACCCCTTCACCGCCCGGTTCTGGTCTCTCGGGAACAGTGACTTCGTCGTCGCGATCTCGTTCTTCGTCTTTATCGGCGTTCTCGTCTACTTCGGCGTGCCGAAGCTCCTGATGAAGATGCTCGATGACCGCGCCGCGGGCATCAAGTCCGAGCTCGACGAGGCCCGCGCGCTCCGCGAGGAGGCGCAGGCGCTGCTCGCATCCTATGAGCGCAAGCAGAAAGATGTGCAGAACCAGGCCGATGACATCGTCGCCAATGCGCGCGAGGAGGCCGAAGCGGCCGCAGAGCAGGCCAAGGCCGACATCTCGCGTTCCGTGGAGCGGCGCCTCGCCGCCGCTGAAGAGCAGATCGCCTCTGCCGAGGCCGCAGCCGTGAAAGAGGTCCGGGACCGCGCCATCGCTGTCGCCGTCGCTGCCGCGGGCGACATCATGGCCAAGGGGCTCTCTGCCGCCGAGGCCAACAAGTTCATCGACGCAGGCATCGCGGAGGTGGAGGCGAAGCTCCACTGAGCGCGCTGAGCATGAATTCAAAAGGCCCTTCCTCGCGCCGCGGGGGAGGGCCTTTCTTTTGTGCGGGGGGCGTCAGCGCGTCTTTTCGTGCTCGAGCCGCTGGCGCGCGATGGTCTCGTGGCGGAGTGCCAGCCGGTGATCGCGCAGGCAGCTTTCGACATAGGCGAGGTGGTCTTCGACCGCTTTCCGCGCCCGGGCTGCATCACGCTCCTGCAGTGCCGCGTTGATGGCGCGGTGCTGGGTGAGAAGCTTCGTGCGCGTGGTGCGCTGGGCGAACATGATCTTCCGGTTGTAAAACACCCCTTCGCGGAGCAGCCCGAACATGGAGCGCATCATGTGCAGCATGACGGTGTTGTGCGAAGCCTCGATGATCGCGAGGTGGAACTCGGCATCGAGCGCCGCCTCGTCCGCGCCGCTGCGCTTCTTGTGCGCGACTTCCATCTTGTCCATGACCTCCGCGATCACGGCGAGGTCCGTTTCCGAGGCGCGGCGGGCCGCGCGTTCGGCAGCCAGCCCCTCGAGATCACGGCGGAAGGACAGGTAGTCGAAGACAGCCTCGTCGTGGCGCTCGAAGAGGCGCACGAGGGCGGGAGAGAAAGCGGGCGTGAGGACGTCGGCGACAAAGACCCCGGCCCCCGCGCGGCTCTCCACGAGCCCGTCCTCCGCGAGGCTCGCGATGGCCTCCCGGAGCGACGGCCGCGAAACCCCCAGCCTGTCGGCAAGGTCGCGCTCCGCCGGAAGCCGCTCTCCCGGCCGCAGGATGCCGCGCAGGATCAAGAGCTCGATCTGCGTGACAACGGCGGCGCTCAGGCGCTCGGACTGGATCTTTTCGAAAGGCATGGCGTCACTCCGGCGCCGAGTATCGGACGCGGCGCCGGAGCGTGCAAGTTCACGCGGTCGGGTTGATGACGATATCGACCCGGCGGTTCTGCCGCTTGCCCTCGGGCGTGAGGTTGTCGGCGATGGGCTGGCTTTCGCCGCGACCCAGCGAGTTGATCCGGAAGCCCGCCACGCCGTTCTGCTGGAGGATACCGGCCACGGAGGCCGCGCGGCGCTCCGAAAGGGCCTGGTTGAACTCGGCGGTGCCGTCGCTGTCGGTGTGGCCGATGACGGTCACGGTGCTGTCGGGGAAGCGCTGGAGGTTGGCCGCGAGGCTGCGGATGTCTCCCTGCAGATCCGGGCGCAGCGTGGCGCTGCCGCTGTCGAAGAGAATGTCCTGGGGCATGCGCACGATGAGCTGGTTGCCCTGGCGGATCACCACGACCTGACCGGAGAGCTGCTGCCTGAGAGCGGCCTCCTGTCTGTCCACCTGCTGGCCGATGACAGCGCCCGCGCCCGCGCCAACGGCGGCCCCGATGATCGCGCCGCGCGCCTCGTTGTCGGAGGTCGCCGCGCCGAGGATGGCGCCGGTCACGGCGCCGGCGAGCGCGCCCTGCTGCGTGCGGTTCTGATCGGGGGCGGCGGGGTCGAAGGTGGCCGGGTCTGTGCAGGCCGCCAGCGCAGTGAGCGAAAGGGCGGCGATGAACATGGGTGCTTTTGGCATGGAGGGTCTCTTTGATGGACAAATGCGTGCCGAGGCCGGGGCCTGACTCGCCCCGTTATGTGGAGGAGAGCCCGCGTTATGCAATAACAAGCTCCTCTTAGCCCGTCGGAGCACGATCAGGCGGCGGTTTCCTGCGCCTCGGACCTTGCCGCCTCGTAGGCGAGAATCGTGCGCTTCACCGGCAGACCCCAATGATATCCGCCCAGCCCGCCGGATTTGCGCAGCGCCCGGTGGCAGGGGATGAGGTAGCTGATCGGATTGCGCCCCACGGCGGTGCCCACGGCGCGGGTGGCCTTGGGCGCGCCCACGGCCTGCGCGATCTCGCTGTAGGTCGTGACCTGTCCGGAGGGGATGCGCATGAGCGCTTCCCAGACCTTGATCTGAAGCGGGCGCCCCACGAGGAGAAGACGCGCCTCGCGCCCGGCCCCGGCGGCGCCCGTCCCGAAGGCCGCGGCAATGTCGGCCGCGAGAACATCCGGCGCCTCAATATAGCGCGCCTCGGGCCAGCGGCTCCGCATGTCGGCCATGGCCTCCGCGCGCCCGCATTCCTCCGCGAAAGCGAGACCGCAGAGGCCGCGCTCCGTCCCCATGGCCAGCGCGTCGCCGAAGGGCGTGTCGAACCAGCCATAGGAAATGACCTGTGCGGCGCCCCCGCGGGCGAAGTCGCCGGGGCTCATCGCCTCCCAACGCAGGAATAGATCGTGGAGCCGGGACGTCCCCGAGAGCCCCACGGCATGGGCCGTCTCAAGCGTGGTGAACCGTTCTTTCAGAAGCGATTTGGCGTGGCCCAGCGTCAGGTATTGCTGGAAGCGCTTGGGCGAGACGCCGGCCCAGGCGGTGAACGTGCGCTGGAAGTGCTCGGGCGAGAGCCCGGCCTCGCGGGCCAGCGCCTCGAGCTTGATCGGGGCATCGGCAGCATCGATGGCCGAGATTGCGCGACCGATGATGTGGTAGTGATAGCTGTGGTCCATGGTGGGGCTCGCATCTGTCATGGCCTAGGACGCTAAGACTTGCGCAGCGCGCCTGCGACCCGATTCTTGACGAAACGGCGTGGGCGCGGAATGGGGCCACACAATGAGGTGCGCGAGCCCCCTGGGCGTAGTCCGGCCCCCGCGGAAGGGCCAAGCGCTGCGGCGCGGCATCCGCCTCGGCGGAAGAGCGCCGCATTTTCGCTAGGATCATGTCCTTTGAGCCTCAGTGGGCGGCCAAGCACGAGAACGTGCATAAGATGTGGTTTTCTTTGGCAAGAACCTATGTATGGATTTCACTACGCCGACCTGGAGCGCCGCGAATGACTGCCAAGACGTTTCTCTTTGCCATGGGGGCCGGAGCCCTCTGCGCTGCGAGTGCGCAAGCGGAGACGTCGCTCGCCTTCTCCTTGGGGGTCGGCGCGCAGGTGCAGCAGGATTACTTCGGCTCCGAGGATTACAGCGTGGGGCCCACGGGCTCCTTCAGCCCGCAATACCTGCGTCTCGGGACGCTGGAATTCGGGAACCAGGACCCGAATGTGGAGACCTTCGGTTTCTTTCCGCGCGGGTCCTTCCGCTTCATCGGGGAGCGCAGCGCCGACGACAATTCCGAACTCACGGGGCTCGAAGACATCGATCTGAGCGTGGAGCTCGGCGGCGGTGTGGGCTTCCGCGGCGAAGCGTTCCAGGCCTTTGCGGACCTGCGCTACGGCGTCGTGGGCCATGAAAGCCTCGTGGCGGAAGTGGGCGCGGACGCGATCCTGCGCCCGGCCAACGACGTGACCCTCACGGTGGGCCCCCGTGCTCTTTGGGGCTCGGAGGACTACGCGCAGACCTACTTTGGCGTGACGGCGGCGGAAGAAGCGGCTTCCGCCTTCACGGAGTTCGAGCCCGACAGCGGGCTTGTGAGCGCGGGCATCGAGGCCGCGATCACCTACGATTTCAATTCCGACTGGGCCCTGCGCGGCACGGCCACGTGGGACCGGTTCGTAGGCGATGCCGCCGACAGCCCCATCGTCGAGGAAGAGGATGCCTTCGGCCTTTCCGTGCAGGTGATCCGCAGCTTCGCCTTCTGATCTGGCGCGCCCGGCAACGGCGCGCTAGGTGACACGGCCATGGCCAAGCCCGCAAAACAACTGAGCTATCCCGTCATGCGCGCGATCTTTGCGCGCTTCGCGGCCGCCGAGCCCGAGCCGCGCGGCGAGCTCGACCATGTGAACGCATTCACGCTCGTCGTTGCCGTCGCGCTTTCGGCGCAGGCCACCGACAAGGGCGTCAACAAGGCCACAGCCACGCTCTTCAAGGTCGCCGACACGCCCGAAAAGATGCTCGCGCTGGGGGAAGAGGGCGTCATCGAGCACATCAAGACGATCGGTCTTTTCCGCAACAAGGCCAAGAACGTCATCAAGCTCTCCCGGATCCTCGTGGAGGAGTATGGCGGCGAGGTCCCCAACAGCCGCGCGGCGCTCGAGAGCCTGCCCGGCGTGGGGCGCAAGACCGCCAACGTGGTGCTCAACATGTGGTGGGGCCACCCCGCGCAGGCGGTGGACACGCATATCTTCCGCGTGGGCAATCGCACGGGCATTGCGCCGGGCAAGGATGTCGTGGCCGTGGAGCGCGCCATCGAGGACAACGTTCCAGTCGACTTCCAGCGCCACGCCCATCACTGGCTTATCCTCCATGGCCGGTATATCTGCACCGCGCGCAAACCTCGCTGCGAGGATTGCGTGATCTCGGATCTGGTGGGCTGCAAGGAGAGCTGTGCGTGACGAAGACCTATGACGTGGTGGGGATGGGCAATGCCGTCTCCGACGTGATCGCCCCGGCCTCCGACGCCTTCCTCGATCACATGGGCATCGAGAAAGGGATCATGCAACTTGTCGAGCAGGCGCGGGCGCAGGTGCTCTATGCCGCCATGGGCGAGCGCACCGAGACGCCCGGGGGCTCTGTGGCCAATACCATCGCGGGGCTCGGATCGCTTGGGTTGAAGACCGCCTTCGTGGGCCGCGTGGCCGATGACAGCCTCGGCCGGACCTACGCCACGGCCATGGCCGAGCAGGGCACGGATTTTCCAAATGCGCCGGTGGCGGGCGCGGGACTGCCCACCTCGCATTCGATGATCTTCGTGTCGCCGGACGGCGAGCGCTCCATGAATACCTATCTCGGGATCTCAGCGGAGGTGGGGCCCGAGCACCTGCCCGACGGCGTCTTCGAGGATTGCGCCTACCTCTTCTTCGAGGGCTACCTCTTCGACAAGGATCCCGGGAAGGCCGCGTTCTACGCGGCGGCCGAGCGGACCCGGGGGGCCGGGGGCAAGGCCGGCATCACGCTCTCGGATCCGTTCTGCGTCGAGCGTCACCGCGCGGATTTCCGGACCCTCGTGGCGGGCGCGCTCGACTACGTCATCGGCAACGAGGCGGAGCTCTTGTCGCTCTACGAGGTGACGGACGTGGATGCGGCCCTCGCGGCGGCCGCGGATGATTGCGAGCTCGTGGTCTGCACGCGATCGGGGCGCGGCGTGGCGATCCAGCGGGGCGCGGAGCGCGTGGATGTGCCGGTGAAGACGGTAACGCCGGTGGATGCCACCGGCGCGGGCGATCAGTTCGCGGCGGGCTTTCTCAACGGTCTCGTGACGGGCCAGTCGCTCGCCGCGGCGGGGCGCATGGGCTGCGTGGCCGCCGCCGAGGTTATCAGCCATATGG from Pseudomonadota bacterium carries:
- a CDS encoding AtpZ/AtpI family protein gives rise to the protein MAELEARLAAAKARHEAEPPRGDEHYTMANVAWRMVIELVAGIVVGFGIGIGLDSLFGTTPIFLILFILFGLAAGINVMMRTAKEVQEKQAAEAAKENADG
- a CDS encoding F0F1 ATP synthase subunit A, yielding MADGTEGGGLSIKPMDQFEVKSLFGAGDGGIGMFTITNVTLWMALAVVATVLTFVVATRGRAVIPSRAQSVAELFYGFVHNMVVDVAGKDAVKFFPYIMTLFVFIFFANFLGLIPMSFTTTSHIAVTAVLALGVFLTVTIVGFVKNGAGFLSLFWVSAAPLPLRPVLAIIEIISYFVRPVSHSIRLAGNMMAGHAVLKVFAGFAAAGIAFAPVSVIAVTAVYGLEVLVSAIQAYVFTILTCVYLKDALHPHH
- a CDS encoding F0F1 ATP synthase subunit C; the encoded protein is MEGDIAQMGQFIGAGLAAIGSGAAAIGVGHVAGNFLAGALRNPSAAGGQTATLFIGIAFAEALGIFSFLVALLLMFAV
- a CDS encoding F0F1 ATP synthase subunit B' — its product is MADEATAAEGAASSPGMPQLDFSTFPNQILWLVVTLVVIYFILARVALPRIGGVLAERAGTITNDIAAAEELKSRAADAEEAYNKALADARSEAQKIAAKTKADIQAQLDKELEKADAEIAARTAESEKAIAAIRESAVESIAEVARDTAGEIVSALGGKADEKAVSAAIDDRMKG
- a CDS encoding F0F1 ATP synthase subunit B, producing the protein MRKLLILAAMVAASPALAYSEKNPFTARFWSLGNSDFVVAISFFVFIGVLVYFGVPKLLMKMLDDRAAGIKSELDEARALREEAQALLASYERKQKDVQNQADDIVANAREEAEAAAEQAKADISRSVERRLAAAEEQIASAEAAAVKEVRDRAIAVAVAAAGDIMAKGLSAAEANKFIDAGIAEVEAKLH
- a CDS encoding FCD domain-containing protein; protein product: MPFEKIQSERLSAAVVTQIELLILRGILRPGERLPAERDLADRLGVSRPSLREAIASLAEDGLVESRAGAGVFVADVLTPAFSPALVRLFERHDEAVFDYLSFRRDLEGLAAERAARRASETDLAVIAEVMDKMEVAHKKRSGADEAALDAEFHLAIIEASHNTVMLHMMRSMFGLLREGVFYNRKIMFAQRTTRTKLLTQHRAINAALQERDAARARKAVEDHLAYVESCLRDHRLALRHETIARQRLEHEKTR
- a CDS encoding OmpA family protein, with the translated sequence MPKAPMFIAALSLTALAACTDPATFDPAAPDQNRTQQGALAGAVTGAILGAATSDNEARGAIIGAAVGAGAGAVIGQQVDRQEAALRQQLSGQVVVIRQGNQLIVRMPQDILFDSGSATLRPDLQGDIRSLAANLQRFPDSTVTVIGHTDSDGTAEFNQALSERRAASVAGILQQNGVAGFRINSLGRGESQPIADNLTPEGKRQNRRVDIVINPTA
- a CDS encoding bifunctional helix-turn-helix domain-containing protein/methylated-DNA--[protein]-cysteine S-methyltransferase is translated as MTDASPTMDHSYHYHIIGRAISAIDAADAPIKLEALAREAGLSPEHFQRTFTAWAGVSPKRFQQYLTLGHAKSLLKERFTTLETAHAVGLSGTSRLHDLFLRWEAMSPGDFARGGAAQVISYGWFDTPFGDALAMGTERGLCGLAFAEECGRAEAMADMRSRWPEARYIEAPDVLAADIAAAFGTGAAGAGREARLLLVGRPLQIKVWEALMRIPSGQVTTYSEIAQAVGAPKATRAVGTAVGRNPISYLIPCHRALRKSGGLGGYHWGLPVKRTILAYEAARSEAQETAA
- a CDS encoding MipA/OmpV family protein, which gives rise to MTAKTFLFAMGAGALCAASAQAETSLAFSLGVGAQVQQDYFGSEDYSVGPTGSFSPQYLRLGTLEFGNQDPNVETFGFFPRGSFRFIGERSADDNSELTGLEDIDLSVELGGGVGFRGEAFQAFADLRYGVVGHESLVAEVGADAILRPANDVTLTVGPRALWGSEDYAQTYFGVTAAEEAASAFTEFEPDSGLVSAGIEAAITYDFNSDWALRGTATWDRFVGDAADSPIVEEEDAFGLSVQVIRSFAF
- the nth gene encoding endonuclease III, whose product is MAKPAKQLSYPVMRAIFARFAAAEPEPRGELDHVNAFTLVVAVALSAQATDKGVNKATATLFKVADTPEKMLALGEEGVIEHIKTIGLFRNKAKNVIKLSRILVEEYGGEVPNSRAALESLPGVGRKTANVVLNMWWGHPAQAVDTHIFRVGNRTGIAPGKDVVAVERAIEDNVPVDFQRHAHHWLILHGRYICTARKPRCEDCVISDLVGCKESCA
- a CDS encoding adenosine kinase; protein product: MGNAVSDVIAPASDAFLDHMGIEKGIMQLVEQARAQVLYAAMGERTETPGGSVANTIAGLGSLGLKTAFVGRVADDSLGRTYATAMAEQGTDFPNAPVAGAGLPTSHSMIFVSPDGERSMNTYLGISAEVGPEHLPDGVFEDCAYLFFEGYLFDKDPGKAAFYAAAERTRGAGGKAGITLSDPFCVERHRADFRTLVAGALDYVIGNEAELLSLYEVTDVDAALAAAADDCELVVCTRSGRGVAIQRGAERVDVPVKTVTPVDATGAGDQFAAGFLNGLVTGQSLAAAGRMGCVAAAEVISHMGPRPEADLRQLFVAHGI